The genomic DNA TCTGAGAAGGCAGGCATTCAGGCTGACTGGCTTTGAGTGCCCTATACACCCACTCACCAGAGgcgttccctctccctctcacacacacacacacacacacacacaagcacaaataaTTACTTTCATAGTCAGTTGCATTTCAACCATTCATTTTTCTCATTTCAGAGTCAATGGTAGCGGTAGTGGTGTCTGCTAATCATCTTGCACATTAGTCAGTGCTAATGGTCTCATTACTTAGGGGTGGCTTCTGTTTTTAATGAAGCTCCCTGCTGTTGTAATTAAACTGATCCAGAGGAGTGAAGTGGCTTTCTTACCCCAGAGAGAATAGCTGTGGGAGAAATCCCGATTAGAGCAGTCAAGACCTATAGAATTAAGAAGTAATAGGTGAACATAAAGGTTTTATAAATAACTGTGTCTTGCAAAAGTGagcacatttttatttatagtCTTCCAATCCCATCCAAGGGTACTTGGTGTATTGCCACTGCTAGTGATGTCATGAGAAGTATTAGGTACAGAATGAAATTACAACCCCCTTTGAGTTACTGTCAGAGTTTAAGCCACTCAGCCTCATTAAGCCCGTCAGAGTTCTGGAAATAAAGTGCTGTTATACAAAGCTGTTGTAACTTAATTAGTATTTCATGTGTATTTACGTTGTATTTTTATACAATACTGACATCATTTATTAATATAGTGTCAATCTATCCACCCGTTTATACCATATTTGGAGAAACATCAATTACATTGTTAAGTCAAGGATTTAATAGTAATGACTATAGCGTCAATGATATCACTGCTCATGTTATCAGGACAAAACCCAACATGCAAAACTAGGTATGATGATGGGAGGTGTATTCATGATGATCCTGATTCTCAAGAAAGCTTATGGGaagcagccccccacccccatatgtctctcactctcaaggTAGCATAGTATTTCATTCTTGCCAAAGCTACATATATGAAGAAAGAGAACAGTGATTAAACAATGCAATACAATGATGttttacactgcaatacagtgatGTTTGGAGAGGATATAATATAGTAAatagaaatgaacacacacagtcacaatgaTGTCACAACCACTCTTGTTTATGAGCACCAACCATTGCTTGGATGACCATTGTGCTTCAGCCGAGTttaaagagagagtgggggcaGGTCTCAGTCCGTGGTTTTGAGATGGTCACTAAGGAGCTACACGCTTTGTCTACTTGTTAAAGTGATGGAAAGCTTTTGAATACATACATCTAAAGCTTGTACAAAAGCACATGGAAGAATTTAGAGGACGTCCACATAAAGAGTAGATACTGAGGAGtatctgaaatatatatatacagttttaTGTCCCTCTGGAGTGTGTTGGCTAGCTGGAACTCTAAATTGACCTTTAATGGATTTGAGATCTGGAAGACAGATCATGATGTATCATTGCTGTGGTGTGGAACAAACTGAATGGCTGTCGGTTGTGAAGTATATCGTtatagtttatatatataatttataattaGCTGACGCTTTTGTCGAAGcgatttacaaaacattagcAAATCATTACTAATATGAATGTAATAATAAGCAtaatgaaacaaaaaacaagaaacaatataaatattaataatataaattATCAATGTAAAGTAAAAGCAAtcaattattaataataataataataataataataataataataataatgattataatAAATAGCAAAATCATGATTATATTTCTAAAGTATCGCAAACAAAAGAACTGATTAGGCAGTCTTTAAAAGCTTTTTAAATGTACCAAGGCTGTCACTGGAATAGACAGCGCTAGGTAGATTATGAACGTATCATGAACGAAAAGACTCTTGACTGTAATGTCTTGCTGCTGAACGACAGCAAAGACAACCAAATCAGAGGAGCAAAGTGgttgaaagggaaaaaagtGCTACATAAGCATTTAAATAGGTTGGTGCCaatccagtggctgtcctataGGCGAGAGTGATGgctttttaatttaattaaagtaagattaatttaattaaagtAAGATCTAAGTAGTCACCACACACCGTATAAATGGGAAAATGCTTTTACTTAAAAGGAGTATTGCAACATGTATTTGGGAAAAAAGCCATCAGCTCAATATCTCACAGCGCTGATGGCTTTTGTACTCAGGCAACATTACAATCAAGATGTGACTCAGTAGCAAGGCTATGCTTTAGTTCAAAAACTTGTATTTGTGTCTCACTGATCCCAACCTCATGTGTCTCATTATCAATTCGGAAGTGCTCAGTTCTGGCAAATCCTGACTATACCTCTGATCAGGAGAAATGGGACTACATTTGTATTGCAAGCAATATTCAGTCAGTAAAGACCTAAAACAACAATTCCACTTTTTCTTCATTTCTCAGACGGCTGCTGACTACGTGAAGGCACACCTGCCCGAGGCCCTCAGGCAGCAGCTCCTGGCttatgagagggagaagagggagagccaGCTCTCGTACCCTGCTATCCTGGAGCAGCGCATCCTGGCAGTAGACCGCGACATGGTGGAGAAGTTTTCCGCCTCCCACGATGAAGCAGGTGAGGTTTAGAGATTACGTAGAAACCGGGACCAGAAGTGCTGGATTTACTGAACTGAGAACAGTAAGGTCTCTGAAGTCTCTGTGATAGCTGTTGCCCTGTTCTGTGTCTCTTGGAGACACCCATCATTATGCAAAAGTGGCTTTTAGTGAAAGCAtggcatacagtatatgttgtaTGCTTTTGAGGGATCCCTGGGATTTGAAGCCACAGGTGTGATGCAAGTGTTCTGCTTCAATAACTCTGACTTAGAGGAACTTAGAGAGCAGGAGGCAGGTGTAGGAAAGTCAAAGACTGCATTTGAGCAAAACTGGCAGTGGAAAACTACTGTCAGCCATTTTAATGGCCCTATCCACTTTTTCGCCACATCTTTGGGTCGGAGACTCTTGAATTGAATAGGGATTTCCAGGGATTACGTAGTGCTCTAGAGATGATCTCCTGACTTTAGGATGGGCCTTTTCCTGCAGTTATTCCAAGAAAGGTCAAAAAATGTCAGGAATATAGGAGGATTAGTTTAATAGTACCATTAAAACATTGAAATAGAACAGGGCTCAAAGGGGCCACATGAACCTGGGAAAATTACCAACATAAAGGAACCATACTGACCTTGTCTGCCCCATTACCCCAGTATAGCTGTGTGTTTAGCTCCTTTTACTGTCCTGACATTCAATACAGTATGACTAAACACTGAGAACAATCATCTTAAAGTCAACCCCAACAAAAGCCGAagagaaaagaacaaaacaaaagggAGAGCGGGGGGAGAACAAAAAGCTTTTTGAACAGAAATGGTCATTCTTGTGTAAAGCTGTCAGACCAAGAAGCGGCAGACTAGCTGAGTGTCCcttcagagtaaaaaaaaagaagccactGACCTCCAGTGGTGTAGGTTCTTAGGAGTGGGGGAGAGACGGAAAACTCCTACACCATGCCCTTAACAGATTCGTGCACAGATGTTTCCGATATTTCTGATCATTTTCTTTCGTAGGTACAACATGTTTGGTGGCCTTACTCTCAGATAGAGAGCTGACAGTAGCGAATGTGGGGGACTCCAGAGGTGTTCTGTGTGACAAAGATGGAAATGCAGTTGCTCTGTCACATGACCACAAGCCTTATCAactcaaagagagaaagaggatcaAGAGAGctggtaagtgtgtttgtgtagttgtggacagtgttgtatagtaacgaagtagaaatactttgttactgtacttaagtcgtttttttggatatctgtactttactttactacttatagttctgtttacttttacttttacttcgctacattttgcaaagaaaactgatacttttactccgatacatttcccctgaaaccttccttactcgttacaaaatcaaatcatctttagaaaaaaaataatcatgagagtgacgagaccaacgtcggggactgtggttgaacacagactgcaagcaggtttggcgaatcagtggtcctagcgcacgttaatgcgttattgaccgttcgcaaaagcccagtcctcttagttactgttgctacgtcttttgaactcgttcatgcactatGTGActatactgtctgtcagtgtcagtgattctttttggagtaatatccctgcgatatcctccagatcaaggcaaaatggactgcaatatgcagtggaaagatatatccaaaacattaagatcaacaacgaaggggacacaacaataatcgaagcaaaagcatactcaatcaaaaaatgagaaaccccacgacctcttcattaaatgccaccagcacaaccttgtaggctagtcatgttctttcaccgctgggtaagatctgtatataatatttcaagctagctaataacctacaaatattatttattcttattctttattccatctctggcgaggtatctagctagctagctaggatggtgacaatctacagtacagtaacgtagcagtgtggagcaaaatagctgctagtaacgttattgttcaagggatgtgtgtgcatgttgctgaaagttgttcacagtcactgtatcgataacttgcttgtaaaactgatgatcctggtgtaatgctatggctttgtatcagatcgccaggttatttctctcaggttgtgccttatgcataccttgggatactcaggagcccattcacaaaatgttgcaaagattaaaatgtaaatggctttttgggacgttttgtttgaagatgaacaaaacatttttcagtttcaagtaatgactgggttgttactttcggtgctgctttagtattgcctatggtgttaaaattgtgttcaaataaggcccagtttataagtatgctcattcaagtcggaataaacttcataattctcataattctgaccctttgcttttttattaacagcatttacttgtacttttactttcaatacttaagtacatttaatatcagaaaattacttttgatacttaagtacagtaaagatcagatactttaagacttttactcaagtagtattctaaaaggttacttttactttcacttgagtcattttccagtaaggtatccttacttttactcaagttctttatacaccactggttGTGGAGGTGAAAACTCAAGGTGAAACAGTTAACAATGCAACAGTATCACACTGCCATCTGCTGACTATTGTGAATTCTGCAATAGTCACCACCACATTGGCCCCAACAATGAGGATTTATGATCAATGGATTatattttcatcattttttgaTTTTCTGACACACGTCACATGAATGCAGTTTTACTCAAGGAATTTGTCTTGATGTGGTAACACACATGTGAAATAATACCCTTGGTCAACCAGGCTGATTAAATGAAAGGAATATTTTTGCTTGTATGTATAATCTGTGATGTTTCATACATTGATACATATATGTTATGAGCATGTCAATGTTCTGGGGATTAAAACCGTGCCTCTGCTCATTATATATTCTTTGAGCTGTGATGCAAAACCCCACATTGTCAACAGGAATGTAAAAAGAcagcttgtttgttgtttgtgttatcAAAGTTCAAATTCATTCATGTAAATGTATTCCCCTGCTGCAGGTGGTTTCATTAGTTTCAACGGCTCCTGGCGTGTCCAAGGCATCCTGGCCATGTCGCGCTCTCTGGGAGACTACCCACTGAAGAACCTCAACGTGGTTATCTCTGACCCTGATGTGCTGACCTTCGACCTTGATAAGCTCCAACCTGAGTTTATGATCCTGGCCTCAGATGGACTGTGGGATGCCTTTAGCAATGAGGAGGCAGTGCGCTTTGTTCGTGAGCGCCTTGATGAGCCACACTTTGGGGCCAAGAGTATTGTGCTGCAGTCGTTCTATCGTGGTTGCCCAGATAACATCACTGTCATGGTGGTCAAGTTTAAGAGTGGGCCTGGTGGCAGGGTGGCAGAATAGACTTGGAactgaaagaggagaggacatctGCAAAGAATTCCAACACAAACTCTTTACCTTGATGGGTACAGTATAATGTACtggcacacacatctcaaacactgTTGTTTATGAAGAAATAACAATATTGTTCTCTTAATGACTGCTGTAAAATGAACACAGTTCAGTGTTTTTAGAGTCCTTGTCTGAGAAACATACAGCTGTTATGCATCAAAGAGCAACATTTTTTTAAGTTCAGTCACTGGAAAATTTGAAGGATTGTCTTTTTTTAACCTATGCATTCAGGTGTACCAAGTACTGTTTACTAATGATAACGGCACTGCATATAATCAAAACGGCAGGTAGTTATGGCACTGATATAGTCCTGagaaatgcatttttctctttttgtttcctcAAGTAACTAAACATAATCACAAAATGCCTGTGCTTACTGCCCAGTCTCTCATTTGCCTACTGAAAGACAGGATCTGATTCAACCTGCATGGCATCCCATACTGCGGAGGACAGATCTGTGGATAACTACTGTAGTATGACTTCCCAAGCACAATGGCCATAGTAGGCGCTTGAAAAGGTCAGGTGCTTTGTGATATTTCGTTTGTTAATATGTTTCAGGATAAATGGTAACCGGTCACAAATGGTAGCATAGTTAACTGACCAGCTTTGCCAATTGTACTGTCATTGTCTGCTGCTTCGTTATGTCACTCTAATTATTTAGTAGTAGA from Clupea harengus unplaced genomic scaffold, Ch_v2.0.2, whole genome shotgun sequence includes the following:
- the ppm1la gene encoding protein phosphatase 1L, which encodes MIGDTMTLLSLLGRIMRYFLLRPETLFLLCISLALWSYFFHTDEVKTIVKSSRDAVKMVKGKVAEIMLNDRLGGLDVADAEFSKTWDFKNNNVAVYSIQGRRDHMEDRFEVITDIVNKSHPSIFGIFDGHGGETAADYVKAHLPEALRQQLLAYEREKRESQLSYPAILEQRILAVDRDMVEKFSASHDEAGTTCLVALLSDRELTVANVGDSRGVLCDKDGNAVALSHDHKPYQLKERKRIKRAGGFISFNGSWRVQGILAMSRSLGDYPLKNLNVVISDPDVLTFDLDKLQPEFMILASDGLWDAFSNEEAVRFVRERLDEPHFGAKSIVLQSFYRGCPDNITVMVVKFKSGPGGRVAE